One part of the Quercus lobata isolate SW786 chromosome 7, ValleyOak3.0 Primary Assembly, whole genome shotgun sequence genome encodes these proteins:
- the LOC115953467 gene encoding probable plastid-lipid-associated protein 13, chloroplastic isoform X2 codes for MASVQQQASFPAAISAIRTRNPYSSSSFTPSPPLVSFAAKSPETYRKRVGRRFDCRAMVQQAVQGAPAAYAKEMERLSAKESLLLAFKDSGGFEALVTGKTTEMQRIDVNERITGLERLNPTPRPTTSPFLEGRWNFEWFGSGSPGLFAARILFERFPSTLANLSKMDVAIKDGYAKITANLKLLNSIESKFILSTRLSVEGPLRMKEEYVEGILESPTVIEETVPEQLKGALGQAVNTMQQMPVPIRDVISSGLTIPLNGAFQRLFMISYLDEEILAWWWWLQ; via the exons ATGGCGTCCGTACAACAACAAGCCTCATTCCCTGCTGCAATCTCTGCAATCCGTACTCGCAACCCGTACTCGTCTTCCTCTTTCACACCTTCTCCGCCGCTGGTTTCATTCGCTGCTAAGTCGCCGGAGACTTACCGGAAACGCGTTGGCCGGAGATTCGACTGCAGAGCTATGGTTCAGCAGGCCGTACAAGGAGCTCCCGCCGCCTATGCCAAGGAAATGGAGAGGCTTTCCGCTAAAGAATCCCTTCTTCTCGCC TTTAAAGATTCTGGGGGTTTTGAAGCCTTAGTAACTGGTAAGACGACTGAAATGCAGCGCATTGATGTGAATGAGAGGATAACTGGTCTGGAGCGGCTCAATCCGACACCTAGACCAACAAC GTCGCCCTTTCTGGAAGGTAGATGGAATTTTGAGTGGTTTGGGTCTGGAAGTCCAGGATTATTTGCTGCTAGAATTTTATTCGA GAGATTTCCTTCGACTTTGGCTAATTTGTCAAAAATGGACGTGGCGATCAAGGATGGATATGCCAAGATTACAGCAAACTTGAAATTATTGAACTCG ATAGAAAGCAAATTTATTCTTTCCACCAGGTTATCTGTGGAGGGACCACTACGAATGAAGGAGGAATATGTTGAAGGGATTCTTGAGTCCCCAACAGTTATTGAAGAAACGGTACCAGAACAGCTAAAAGGTGCACTTGGCCAGGCAGTTAACACAATGCAACAAATGCCTGTTCCTATTCGGGATGTCATTTCCAGTGGGCTGACAATTCCTCTAA ATGGAGCCTTCCAAAGACTATTTATGATTTCTTATCTTGACGAGGAAATACTT gcatggtggtggtggctgcAGTGA
- the LOC115953467 gene encoding probable plastid-lipid-associated protein 13, chloroplastic isoform X1 produces MASVQQQASFPAAISAIRTRNPYSSSSFTPSPPLVSFAAKSPETYRKRVGRRFDCRAMVQQAVQGAPAAYAKEMERLSAKESLLLAFKDSGGFEALVTGKTTEMQRIDVNERITGLERLNPTPRPTTSPFLEGRWNFEWFGSGSPGLFAARILFERFPSTLANLSKMDVAIKDGYAKITANLKLLNSIESKFILSTRLSVEGPLRMKEEYVEGILESPTVIEETVPEQLKGALGQAVNTMQQMPVPIRDVISSGLTIPLNGAFQRLFMISYLDEEILIIRDTAGVPEVLTRLSAPLSAEPIAEYES; encoded by the exons ATGGCGTCCGTACAACAACAAGCCTCATTCCCTGCTGCAATCTCTGCAATCCGTACTCGCAACCCGTACTCGTCTTCCTCTTTCACACCTTCTCCGCCGCTGGTTTCATTCGCTGCTAAGTCGCCGGAGACTTACCGGAAACGCGTTGGCCGGAGATTCGACTGCAGAGCTATGGTTCAGCAGGCCGTACAAGGAGCTCCCGCCGCCTATGCCAAGGAAATGGAGAGGCTTTCCGCTAAAGAATCCCTTCTTCTCGCC TTTAAAGATTCTGGGGGTTTTGAAGCCTTAGTAACTGGTAAGACGACTGAAATGCAGCGCATTGATGTGAATGAGAGGATAACTGGTCTGGAGCGGCTCAATCCGACACCTAGACCAACAAC GTCGCCCTTTCTGGAAGGTAGATGGAATTTTGAGTGGTTTGGGTCTGGAAGTCCAGGATTATTTGCTGCTAGAATTTTATTCGA GAGATTTCCTTCGACTTTGGCTAATTTGTCAAAAATGGACGTGGCGATCAAGGATGGATATGCCAAGATTACAGCAAACTTGAAATTATTGAACTCG ATAGAAAGCAAATTTATTCTTTCCACCAGGTTATCTGTGGAGGGACCACTACGAATGAAGGAGGAATATGTTGAAGGGATTCTTGAGTCCCCAACAGTTATTGAAGAAACGGTACCAGAACAGCTAAAAGGTGCACTTGGCCAGGCAGTTAACACAATGCAACAAATGCCTGTTCCTATTCGGGATGTCATTTCCAGTGGGCTGACAATTCCTCTAA ATGGAGCCTTCCAAAGACTATTTATGATTTCTTATCTTGACGAGGAAATACTT ATAATAAGGGATACTGCTGGAGTGCCCGAAGTTTTAACAAGGTTAAGTGCTCCTTTGTCTGCAGAACCAATCGCAGAGTATGAGAGTTAG